From Streptomyces cyaneogriseus subsp. noncyanogenus, the proteins below share one genomic window:
- a CDS encoding amidohydrolase, whose protein sequence is MTAAHPADLVFVNGSVLTVDPGFTVASALAVADGVVTAVGDRSEVMAHAGPGTRIVDLRGGTLLPGINDAHLHGCAFGMTRPPLSLDLTHPTVRSIADVAGAVRAAAGRTPVGEWIVGHGWDPGFLQECAADPRRLPGRRDLDPVSPHHPVLLYSASGHATWVNSAALARAGVDRHTPVPPGAVIVADEAGEPSGLLYEGAQDLVHRVLPPPSPEEKADAIRATLATLARLGVTSYTEPGLGPGGDRLMRGALGQDVLGVYRDLLARGELTARVSALLLPAGMSGGAEEFVRALEGMSVGPCADPRRFAVLGVKVFADGIPLNKTSWMHEPYVSGGHGALCVGGHTDAERTAGLEEMIRHAHAAGLQVGVHATGDRCIDTVVDAFAAAAAAHPRPDARHYVIHGDFLTARSMRELAAHGFGVNMNPTIKWTVADIEEEYVGPRRAAYEWPYRDALDAGVRVTSGSDAPVTFPDWRQGIATMMLREAKGSGRVSGPDQRIRLAEAVRTYTVDAAWQDFAESWKGSLEVGKVADLCVLGGDLRAADPHDIPRLPVVLTAVGGEIVHDELAG, encoded by the coding sequence TTGACTGCCGCGCATCCGGCGGATCTCGTCTTCGTCAACGGTTCCGTGCTCACGGTCGACCCCGGCTTCACCGTCGCCTCCGCCCTGGCGGTCGCCGACGGCGTCGTCACGGCGGTCGGCGACCGGTCGGAGGTCATGGCGCACGCCGGGCCGGGCACACGCATCGTCGACCTGCGGGGCGGCACGCTGCTGCCCGGCATCAACGACGCGCATCTGCACGGATGCGCGTTCGGGATGACCCGGCCCCCGCTGTCCCTCGATCTCACCCACCCCACCGTGCGGTCGATCGCCGACGTGGCCGGTGCCGTACGCGCCGCGGCCGGCCGCACCCCCGTGGGCGAGTGGATCGTCGGGCACGGCTGGGACCCCGGGTTCCTCCAGGAGTGTGCCGCCGATCCGCGGCGCCTGCCCGGCCGCCGGGACCTGGATCCGGTCAGCCCGCACCACCCGGTCCTGCTGTACTCCGCCTCCGGGCACGCCACCTGGGTCAACTCGGCCGCGCTCGCACGGGCCGGGGTGGACCGGCACACCCCCGTCCCGCCCGGCGCGGTCATCGTCGCCGACGAGGCGGGCGAGCCGAGCGGCCTGCTGTACGAGGGCGCCCAGGACCTCGTCCACCGGGTGCTGCCCCCGCCCTCCCCCGAGGAGAAGGCCGACGCCATCCGGGCCACCCTCGCCACGCTGGCGCGGCTGGGCGTCACCAGCTACACCGAGCCCGGCCTCGGCCCCGGCGGTGACCGTCTGATGCGCGGGGCGCTGGGGCAGGACGTCCTCGGGGTGTACCGGGACCTGCTGGCCAGGGGCGAGCTCACCGCGCGGGTCAGCGCGCTGCTGCTGCCGGCCGGGATGTCGGGCGGCGCCGAGGAGTTCGTCCGGGCGCTGGAAGGGATGAGCGTCGGGCCGTGCGCCGATCCCCGCCGGTTCGCCGTCCTCGGGGTGAAGGTCTTCGCCGACGGCATCCCGCTGAACAAGACGTCCTGGATGCACGAGCCGTACGTGTCCGGCGGGCACGGCGCCCTGTGCGTCGGCGGGCACACCGACGCGGAGCGGACGGCCGGCCTGGAGGAGATGATCCGGCACGCGCACGCGGCCGGTCTGCAGGTCGGCGTGCACGCCACCGGCGACCGCTGCATCGACACCGTCGTCGACGCCTTCGCCGCGGCGGCGGCCGCCCACCCCAGGCCGGACGCCCGCCACTACGTCATCCACGGTGACTTCCTCACCGCCCGCAGCATGCGCGAGCTGGCGGCGCACGGCTTCGGCGTCAACATGAACCCCACCATCAAGTGGACCGTCGCGGACATCGAGGAGGAGTACGTCGGTCCGCGGCGGGCGGCGTACGAGTGGCCGTACCGGGACGCCCTCGACGCGGGCGTGCGGGTGACCAGCGGGTCGGACGCGCCGGTCACCTTCCCCGACTGGCGGCAGGGCATCGCGACGATGATGCTGCGCGAGGCCAAGGGGAGCGGGCGGGTCAGCGGCCCGGACCAGCGCATCCGGCTCGCCGAGGCGGTGCGGACCTACACCGTCGACGCGGCCTGGCAGGACTTCGCGGAGAGCTGGAAGGGCTCGCTGGAGGTGGGCAAGGTCGCCGACCTGTGCGTCCTCGGAGGGGACCTGCGGGCGGCCGACCCGCACGACATCCCCCGCCTGCCGGTGGTGCTCACCGCCGTCGGCGGGGAGATCGTGCACGACGAACTCGCAGGTTGA
- a CDS encoding alpha/beta fold hydrolase, whose translation MAPDERQQIAEREECTVSRTAFDLAYDELRARWPRSTEEHDVGTPYGPTRVHVYGPADGHPLVLLPGGMATGLVWFANATALGRRFRIHAVDLVGDAGRTERRGMPLRNADDLNVWLDALLDGIGAASAHLCGHSYGAWIAARYGLHAISTTASPISSTDPADGSGDRLAGRQPS comes from the coding sequence TTGGCGCCGGACGAGCGCCAGCAGATCGCTGAACGAGAGGAATGCACAGTGTCCCGGACCGCGTTCGACCTCGCCTATGACGAACTCCGCGCCCGCTGGCCGAGGTCCACCGAGGAACACGACGTCGGCACGCCCTACGGCCCTACCCGTGTCCATGTGTACGGGCCGGCCGACGGCCACCCTCTGGTGCTGCTGCCCGGCGGTATGGCCACCGGTCTGGTCTGGTTCGCCAACGCGACAGCCCTCGGCCGGCGTTTCCGGATCCACGCCGTCGACCTCGTGGGCGACGCCGGCCGCACCGAACGCCGCGGCATGCCACTGAGGAACGCTGATGACCTGAACGTCTGGCTGGATGCCCTGCTGGACGGGATCGGAGCCGCCAGCGCGCATCTGTGTGGCCACTCCTACGGCGCCTGGATCGCCGCCCGGTACGGCCTGCACGCCATCTCAACAACCGCCTCGCCGATTTCCTCGACTGACCCAGCCGACGGCAGCGGAGACCGATTGGCGGGCCGGCAGCCGTCTTGA
- the mdlC gene encoding benzoylformate decarboxylase encodes MPSVRRLSHEFLERQGLTTFFGNPGSNELPFLADLPDGFRYVLGLHEGAVLGMADGYAQATGRPVLVNLHAASGSGNAMGALTNAVASRTPLVIVAGQQVRSAVGPEANLANVDAPALMKPLVGWAAEPACAQDVPRALAQAVFEARLQRRPTYLSVPYDDWDAEAGANSLPVLDRRVQRASVPGAEQGRLLAEQVASARRPALVLGGDIDTAGLFDDAVRLAERLGGPVWAAPSLFRLPFPNRHPLFRGVLPAGIAPVSRALEGHDLVLVLGAPVFRYHEHLPGPYLPEGTRLIQVTDDASAAARAPMGEALVADPGAVIDLLMKMLDSPSTPVGAYRTAPEPPTAEGSRLHPEEVFAALRDEMPEDTAYVVESTSTNAAWWRQMDLRRPGSYYFPAAGGLGFGLPGAVGVAMAQPDRPVVGVIGDGSANYGITALWTAAQHRIPVTFVLLRNGTYGALRWFGGLLGVPDAPGLDIPGLDFTRIAEGYGVPARHVSGAGELRAALAERPDHPRLLQVDTELTTPS; translated from the coding sequence GTGCCATCCGTGCGTCGCCTCTCCCACGAGTTCCTGGAGCGCCAAGGGCTCACCACCTTCTTCGGCAACCCCGGCTCCAACGAGCTGCCCTTCCTCGCCGATCTCCCCGACGGCTTCCGCTACGTCCTCGGGCTGCACGAAGGTGCCGTGCTCGGCATGGCGGACGGCTACGCGCAGGCGACCGGCCGCCCGGTGCTGGTCAACCTGCACGCCGCCTCGGGGTCCGGGAACGCGATGGGCGCGCTGACGAACGCCGTGGCCTCCCGGACCCCGCTGGTGATCGTCGCCGGGCAGCAGGTGCGGTCCGCCGTCGGTCCGGAGGCCAATCTGGCCAACGTCGACGCCCCGGCGCTGATGAAGCCCCTGGTGGGCTGGGCCGCCGAGCCGGCCTGCGCGCAGGACGTGCCGCGCGCGCTGGCGCAGGCCGTCTTCGAGGCGCGGTTGCAGCGACGGCCGACCTACCTCTCCGTGCCGTACGACGACTGGGACGCCGAGGCCGGTGCCAACAGTCTGCCGGTGCTGGACCGGCGGGTGCAGCGTGCCTCGGTGCCCGGCGCCGAGCAGGGCCGTCTGCTGGCCGAACAGGTCGCGTCCGCCCGGCGGCCCGCGCTGGTGCTCGGCGGCGACATCGACACGGCCGGTCTCTTCGACGACGCCGTCCGGCTGGCCGAGCGCCTGGGCGGACCGGTGTGGGCGGCGCCCTCCCTGTTCCGGCTGCCCTTCCCCAACCGCCACCCGCTCTTCCGCGGCGTGCTGCCCGCCGGGATCGCGCCGGTCTCCCGGGCGCTGGAGGGCCACGATCTGGTGCTGGTGCTCGGGGCGCCCGTGTTCCGCTACCACGAGCACCTGCCCGGCCCTTATCTGCCCGAGGGCACCCGGCTGATCCAGGTGACGGACGACGCCTCCGCCGCCGCGCGGGCCCCGATGGGCGAGGCACTGGTCGCCGACCCCGGCGCGGTGATCGACCTGCTCATGAAGATGCTCGACTCCCCCTCCACGCCGGTGGGCGCGTACCGGACCGCGCCCGAGCCGCCCACCGCCGAAGGGTCCCGGCTGCACCCGGAGGAGGTCTTCGCCGCGCTGCGCGACGAGATGCCCGAGGACACCGCGTACGTCGTCGAGTCGACGTCGACCAATGCCGCGTGGTGGCGGCAGATGGACCTGCGCCGTCCGGGCTCCTACTACTTCCCGGCGGCCGGCGGCCTCGGGTTCGGGCTGCCCGGCGCGGTCGGGGTCGCCATGGCCCAGCCGGACCGGCCCGTCGTCGGCGTGATCGGGGACGGCTCGGCCAACTACGGCATCACCGCGCTCTGGACGGCGGCACAGCACCGGATCCCGGTCACGTTCGTCCTGCTGCGCAACGGGACCTACGGGGCGCTGCGCTGGTTCGGCGGGCTGCTCGGTGTGCCGGACGCGCCCGGACTGGACATCCCCGGGCTGGACTTCACCCGCATCGCGGAGGGCTACGGCGTCCCGGCCCGGCACGTCTCCGGGGCCGGGGAGCTGCGCGCCGCCCTCGCCGAACGGCCGGACCACCCCCGGCTGCTCCAGGTGGACACGGAGCTCACCACGCCGTCGTGA
- a CDS encoding APC family permease: MSTTTDQSPAGTSGPVLKRALTTPLLYFFILGDVLGAGVYVLVGQVAADSGGAVWLPLLVALLLALLTAASYAELATKYPRAGGASHYATRAFGPFTGFVAGFCMLAAGIVSVAALARGFGGDYLSEFVTLPVGLVAVVFLVGLALVNARGIKESTRANVAATVVEVGGLAVIVVLGAWLLLRGDGDAGRLTQLGTPEKGAAAAVLSGSVLAYYSFVGFETSVNVAEETRDPRRSYPRALFGALVTAGAVYVLVGVAASAAVPTARLVESSGPLLEVVKEAGGVPTRLFSAIALVAVANGALLTGIMSSRLAYGMARDGLLPSGLTRVLPGRRTPWAAIAATTVPALLLALTGSVATLASTLVLLLLVVFLIVNTAVLVLRREPGEAGHFRAPTVVPVLGAASCVLLATQIEAEVWLRGLAVLAVGVVLAGAATARRRGRGSRERAARQDTGVPH, translated from the coding sequence ATGTCGACAACCACGGACCAGTCGCCGGCCGGCACCTCCGGCCCGGTGCTCAAGCGTGCCCTGACCACCCCCCTGCTCTACTTCTTCATCCTCGGGGACGTCCTCGGCGCCGGGGTGTACGTCCTCGTCGGCCAGGTCGCCGCCGACTCGGGCGGCGCGGTCTGGCTCCCCCTCCTCGTGGCGCTCCTCCTGGCGCTGCTCACCGCGGCCTCCTACGCGGAGCTCGCCACCAAGTACCCCAGAGCCGGCGGGGCCTCCCACTACGCCACCCGGGCCTTCGGGCCGTTCACCGGCTTCGTGGCGGGCTTCTGCATGCTCGCGGCGGGCATCGTCTCGGTCGCGGCGCTCGCCCGGGGCTTCGGCGGCGACTATCTGTCGGAGTTCGTCACGCTGCCCGTCGGGCTCGTCGCCGTCGTCTTCCTCGTCGGGCTCGCGCTGGTCAACGCCAGGGGGATCAAGGAGTCGACGCGCGCCAACGTCGCCGCCACGGTCGTGGAGGTGGGCGGCCTCGCGGTCATCGTCGTCCTCGGCGCCTGGCTGCTGCTGCGCGGTGACGGCGACGCGGGACGCCTCACCCAGCTCGGTACGCCCGAGAAGGGCGCGGCGGCCGCCGTCCTGAGCGGATCGGTCCTGGCGTACTACTCCTTCGTCGGGTTCGAGACCTCCGTGAACGTCGCCGAGGAGACCCGCGACCCGCGGCGCTCCTACCCGCGCGCCCTCTTCGGCGCGCTCGTCACCGCGGGCGCCGTCTACGTCCTCGTGGGCGTCGCGGCCTCCGCCGCCGTACCGACCGCGCGGCTCGTCGAGTCGAGCGGGCCGCTGCTGGAGGTCGTCAAGGAGGCGGGCGGCGTGCCGACGCGGCTGTTCAGCGCCATCGCCCTGGTCGCGGTCGCCAACGGGGCGCTGCTCACCGGCATCATGTCCTCCCGCCTCGCCTACGGCATGGCGCGGGACGGACTGCTGCCCTCCGGGCTCACCCGGGTGCTGCCCGGCCGCCGAACCCCGTGGGCCGCCATCGCGGCCACCACCGTGCCCGCCCTCCTGCTGGCGCTCACCGGCAGCGTCGCCACCCTGGCCTCCACCCTGGTCCTGCTGCTCCTGGTCGTGTTCCTCATCGTCAACACCGCCGTCCTGGTCCTGCGGCGCGAGCCGGGCGAGGCCGGGCACTTCCGGGCGCCCACCGTGGTGCCGGTCCTCGGTGCCGCCTCCTGCGTGCTGCTGGCCACGCAGATCGAGGCCGAGGTGTGGCTGCGCGGCCTGGCCGTGCTCGCGGTCGGCGTCGTGCTCGCCGGGGCGGCCACCGCCCGCCGCCGGGGGCGCGGCAGCCGGGAGCGAGCGGCCCGGCAGGACACCGGCGTACCGCACTGA
- a CDS encoding PepSY domain-containing protein has protein sequence MRSVAVLCALGGSTLLLAACGNAETNEASAAAPAQTTPAATSPSLSEDQAERKDLVPKAKVSWDKAAATAVKEVPRGKLTHLELKRTPRDATATPGSPSPSTPNPAPSPGAPEWAAEVAAEDGTIHRVDIDAVNGKVFRTQADPDQDADDKREITDRLGNARQSPEQAVRAATGRTKGTVTGVDLDENDDRRLIWSVDVVTTDNWHKTTYDVDASNGRVLREHVDRD, from the coding sequence ATGCGGTCGGTGGCCGTTCTCTGCGCCCTCGGCGGCTCCACCCTGCTGCTGGCCGCCTGCGGAAACGCGGAGACCAACGAGGCCAGCGCCGCCGCGCCGGCCCAGACCACCCCCGCCGCGACCTCTCCCTCGCTGAGCGAGGACCAGGCCGAACGCAAGGATCTGGTCCCGAAGGCGAAGGTGAGCTGGGACAAGGCGGCGGCCACCGCCGTCAAGGAGGTCCCCCGCGGCAAGCTCACCCACCTGGAACTGAAGCGCACGCCCCGGGACGCCACCGCGACGCCGGGCAGCCCCAGCCCCAGCACCCCGAACCCGGCCCCCTCCCCGGGCGCGCCGGAGTGGGCCGCCGAGGTCGCCGCCGAGGACGGCACCATCCACCGCGTCGACATCGACGCCGTCAACGGCAAGGTGTTCCGTACGCAGGCCGACCCCGATCAGGACGCGGACGACAAGCGCGAGATCACCGACCGGCTGGGCAACGCCCGTCAGAGTCCGGAGCAGGCCGTACGGGCGGCCACCGGCCGGACGAAGGGCACCGTCACCGGCGTCGACCTCGACGAGAACGACGACCGGCGGCTGATCTGGTCCGTCGACGTGGTCACCACCGACAACTGGCACAAGACCACGTACGACGTCGACGCCTCGAACGGCAGGGTCCTGCGCGAACACGTCGACCGCGACTGA
- a CDS encoding benzaldehyde dehydrogenase has protein sequence MTLLDSAVWGKRFFSDGWRDSAVEHPVVEPATGGRLGTVGLATAEDVGRAAARAAEAQRGWAATSPQKRAAVLRRAGELFTEHAAEIEDWLIREAGSVRAKAGFEARLAVGECFECAALPTHPQGEVLTSEEARWSLARRRPAGVVSVIAPFNFPLILGLRSVAPALALGNAVLLKPDPRTAVSGGVVIARVFEEAGLPAGVLHLLPGDGSVGQAVVEAPEVRVVSFTGSTPVGRAIGERAGRLLKRAHLELGGNNALVVLPGADVHKAASAGAFGSYLHQGQICMTTGRHIVHESLLEAYTAALAAKAEALPVGDPAREDVALGPIIDRRQLERVHRIVTDSVAAGATVAAGGEIVGAGYRATVLTGLTTGMPAWREEIFGPVAPVIGFSTLEEAAHIVNDCEYGLSVGILGDVGTAMKLADRIDSGKVHINEQTVGDEPNAPFGGVKDSGTGSRFGGAAANVEAFTETQWLTVRPDIADYPF, from the coding sequence ATGACACTCCTGGACAGCGCCGTCTGGGGCAAGAGGTTCTTCAGCGACGGCTGGCGGGACTCCGCCGTCGAGCACCCGGTGGTCGAACCGGCCACCGGGGGCCGGCTCGGCACGGTGGGCCTGGCGACCGCCGAGGACGTGGGCCGCGCGGCGGCCCGCGCCGCCGAGGCGCAGCGCGGGTGGGCGGCGACCTCCCCGCAGAAGCGGGCCGCCGTCCTGCGGCGGGCCGGGGAGCTGTTCACCGAGCACGCCGCGGAGATCGAGGACTGGCTGATCAGGGAGGCCGGCTCCGTGCGGGCCAAGGCCGGTTTCGAGGCACGGCTCGCGGTGGGCGAGTGCTTCGAGTGCGCGGCGCTGCCCACGCACCCCCAGGGCGAGGTGCTGACCTCCGAGGAGGCCCGCTGGTCGCTGGCGCGCCGCCGCCCGGCCGGCGTGGTGAGCGTGATCGCTCCCTTCAACTTTCCCCTCATCCTCGGCCTGCGTTCGGTGGCGCCCGCGCTCGCGCTCGGCAACGCCGTGCTGCTCAAGCCGGATCCGCGCACAGCGGTCAGCGGTGGCGTGGTCATCGCGCGTGTCTTCGAGGAGGCCGGGCTGCCGGCGGGTGTGCTGCATCTGCTGCCGGGCGACGGCTCGGTGGGGCAGGCCGTGGTGGAGGCCCCCGAGGTGCGGGTCGTCTCCTTCACCGGGTCCACGCCGGTCGGCCGGGCCATCGGCGAGCGGGCCGGGCGGCTGCTGAAGCGGGCCCACCTCGAACTGGGCGGCAACAACGCGCTGGTGGTTCTCCCCGGCGCCGATGTGCACAAGGCGGCCTCCGCGGGCGCCTTCGGCTCCTATCTGCACCAGGGGCAGATATGCATGACGACCGGCCGTCACATCGTGCACGAGTCGCTGCTCGAGGCGTACACGGCCGCGCTCGCCGCGAAGGCAGAGGCGCTGCCGGTCGGTGACCCGGCCCGTGAGGACGTGGCGCTCGGCCCGATCATCGACCGCCGCCAGCTGGAGCGGGTGCACCGCATCGTCACCGACAGCGTGGCCGCGGGGGCGACCGTCGCCGCGGGCGGCGAGATCGTCGGCGCCGGTTACCGGGCGACCGTGCTGACCGGGCTGACGACCGGCATGCCGGCGTGGCGGGAGGAGATCTTCGGCCCCGTCGCGCCCGTCATCGGCTTCTCGACGCTGGAGGAGGCCGCGCACATCGTCAACGACTGCGAGTACGGGCTGTCGGTCGGCATCCTCGGGGACGTCGGTACGGCGATGAAGCTGGCCGACCGGATCGACTCCGGCAAGGTCCACATCAACGAGCAGACGGTCGGCGACGAGCCCAACGCGCCCTTCGGGGGTGTCAAGGACTCCGGTACCGGGTCCCGTTTCGGCGGGGCCGCCGCCAATGTGGAGGCGTTCACCGAGACGCAGTGGCTCACCGTCCGCCCCGACATCGCCGACTACCCGTTCTGA
- a CDS encoding helix-turn-helix transcriptional regulator, translated as MAATRRTADVLSAAVGLRRAAQHAARGTTGTDAVLAALSEVIDHDFASLARWDPLRRRHLTLAGTYPDTATAYIENRLHDDPAFAAIRRSPDGVRWWRDVPVPERRVSPGIQEVLGPLGVRGGLAQCLYAADGRYVGILNVSTTRAHREPEALRAVMALLGEALGAVADPLTAPPPSGAPDGGACAVVLPPGREAGPVPVSGRPLPGLASADAPLVRLVRRVAAGRPLPATVLVPYQRRLLELRVTRQGPALHAVCRPVARPAALSAREMDVLAELTRGRTNREIADRLGVAVRTVATHVEHILAKLDVPNRAAAAGRAAAWGLEPAP; from the coding sequence ATGGCAGCGACACGCAGGACGGCGGACGTGCTGAGCGCGGCGGTGGGCCTGCGCCGGGCCGCGCAGCACGCCGCCCGCGGCACCACCGGCACCGACGCCGTCCTCGCGGCGCTGTCCGAGGTGATCGACCACGACTTCGCCTCGCTGGCGCGGTGGGACCCGCTGCGCCGCCGTCACCTCACCCTGGCCGGCACCTACCCGGACACCGCGACCGCGTACATCGAGAACCGGCTCCACGACGACCCGGCCTTCGCCGCCATCCGCCGCTCACCGGACGGCGTGCGCTGGTGGCGGGATGTGCCGGTGCCCGAGCGGCGGGTCTCCCCCGGCATCCAGGAGGTCCTCGGCCCCCTGGGGGTGCGGGGCGGCCTCGCCCAGTGCCTGTACGCCGCGGACGGCAGGTACGTCGGGATCCTCAACGTGAGCACCACGCGGGCGCACCGCGAGCCGGAGGCCCTGCGCGCCGTGATGGCCCTGCTGGGCGAGGCCCTCGGCGCGGTGGCCGACCCGCTGACCGCTCCCCCGCCGTCCGGCGCACCGGACGGCGGGGCCTGTGCCGTGGTGCTGCCGCCGGGGAGGGAGGCGGGCCCCGTTCCGGTGAGCGGGCGGCCCCTGCCCGGGCTGGCGTCGGCGGACGCGCCGCTGGTCCGGCTCGTCCGGCGGGTCGCCGCCGGGCGGCCGCTGCCCGCCACCGTCCTGGTGCCCTACCAGCGGCGGCTGCTCGAACTCCGGGTGACCCGCCAGGGCCCGGCGCTGCACGCGGTCTGCCGTCCGGTCGCCCGGCCCGCGGCGCTGTCCGCACGCGAGATGGACGTCCTCGCGGAGCTCACCCGGGGCCGGACCAACCGGGAGATCGCGGACCGTCTGGGCGTCGCGGTCCGCACCGTCGCCACGCACGTCGAGCACATCCTCGCCAAGCTGGACGTCCCCAACCGGGCCGCCGCCGCGGGGCGAGCCGCCGCCTGGGGCCTCGAACCGGCGCCGTGA
- a CDS encoding LysR family transcriptional regulator, translating to MGTFDLNLARVFVLLYETGSVTATAETLHVTQPTVSYSLAKLRRHFGDDLFRRTGRGLTPTAGARRLYEPLQRALAEIDGTIRQADDFDPRTMAGRFTIALSDLGEATLLPRLLAAARERAPRVSFTVRPLDVDDAERQLRRGDLDAFVATPVLTSHRTVRIPLFHERYVAMVAADHPRVRGESVTLAQLETEHHATVFGPSGHVVPRAVLATHGLLDRVVVDATRFSMLPYLLEHTDLIAIVPEYVGEVLTASRRLRLVRLPFETEPIEVALYARHESSRSPSQRWLVQFMAEVLGTRVSPSQLPPSAGHLPQAAL from the coding sequence ATGGGGACCTTCGACCTCAATCTCGCCCGGGTCTTCGTGCTGCTGTACGAGACCGGCAGTGTCACGGCCACCGCGGAGACGCTCCACGTCACCCAGCCCACGGTCAGCTACAGCCTGGCCAAGCTGCGCCGTCACTTCGGTGACGACCTGTTCCGGCGCACCGGGCGGGGGCTGACGCCCACCGCCGGGGCCCGCCGGCTGTACGAGCCGCTCCAGCGCGCCCTGGCGGAGATCGACGGGACCATCCGGCAGGCCGACGACTTCGACCCGCGCACCATGGCGGGCCGGTTCACGATCGCCCTGTCCGACCTCGGCGAGGCGACCCTCCTGCCACGCCTCCTGGCGGCGGCCCGCGAGCGCGCGCCCAGGGTGTCGTTCACCGTCCGGCCGCTGGACGTGGACGACGCCGAGCGGCAGCTGCGCCGCGGTGATCTCGACGCGTTCGTCGCCACCCCGGTGCTCACCTCCCACCGGACCGTGCGCATCCCGCTCTTCCACGAGCGCTACGTCGCCATGGTCGCCGCCGACCACCCCCGGGTCCGGGGCGAGTCGGTCACCCTGGCGCAACTGGAGACCGAGCACCACGCGACCGTCTTCGGCCCCAGCGGCCATGTGGTGCCGCGGGCCGTGCTGGCGACGCACGGGCTGCTGGACCGCGTGGTCGTCGACGCGACCCGCTTCTCGATGCTGCCCTACCTCCTGGAGCACACCGACCTGATCGCCATCGTCCCCGAGTACGTCGGGGAGGTCCTCACCGCCTCCCGGCGCCTGCGCCTGGTGCGGCTGCCGTTCGAGACCGAGCCGATCGAGGTGGCTCTCTACGCCCGGCACGAGTCCTCGCGCAGTCCCTCGCAGCGGTGGCTGGTCCAGTTCATGGCCGAGGTGCTGGGCACCCGGGTGAGTCCCTCGCAACTTCCCCCGTCCGCCGGTCACTTGCCGCAGGCGGCCCTCTGA
- a CDS encoding GAF and ANTAR domain-containing protein, which translates to MDYQAETPSPSPGARTVRGGPEGAGGEAELARLRGQIADLRGRLLAHPGISLAQGILMERYALPAPEQAFSLLRDASQRFNIKLHTLADAVVRTPGPDPDAAVWFRGRARSAPPPLHGLAMDPAGRDNQGAVLNAVLRRVLTVTGTGMGNVQLAEHGRLRLVKHVGLGREFTDFFAFVDDSTTACGKAAESGRQITVRDIATAALFDEESRRTILRAGSRAVHSVPLVDRSGEVLGMVSAHHERPLAGFTQAQLRALRDIGSAAGHWLSWHRRTVILDALEYLHDAARGRRAMPESGPMRRTGD; encoded by the coding sequence ATGGACTACCAGGCCGAGACGCCGTCCCCGTCGCCGGGCGCGCGGACCGTCCGCGGCGGCCCGGAGGGAGCGGGCGGGGAAGCGGAGCTGGCCCGGCTGCGCGGGCAGATTGCCGACCTGCGCGGGCGGCTCCTCGCACACCCGGGCATCTCCCTGGCTCAGGGCATCCTCATGGAGCGCTACGCGCTGCCGGCACCCGAGCAGGCGTTCTCCCTGCTGCGGGATGCCTCTCAGCGGTTCAACATCAAGCTGCACACGCTGGCCGACGCCGTCGTCCGGACGCCCGGCCCGGACCCGGACGCCGCCGTGTGGTTCCGAGGCCGTGCCCGCAGCGCGCCGCCCCCGCTGCACGGACTGGCGATGGACCCCGCGGGCCGCGACAACCAGGGGGCCGTGCTGAACGCGGTCCTGCGCCGGGTGCTCACCGTCACCGGGACCGGCATGGGCAACGTGCAACTGGCGGAGCACGGCCGGCTCAGGCTGGTCAAACACGTCGGGCTGGGACGGGAGTTCACCGACTTCTTCGCATTCGTCGACGACTCCACCACGGCGTGCGGGAAGGCCGCCGAGAGCGGACGGCAGATCACCGTGCGCGACATCGCCACCGCGGCGCTCTTCGACGAGGAGTCCCGGCGGACCATCCTGCGGGCCGGCAGCCGCGCCGTCCACAGCGTTCCGCTGGTCGACCGGTCCGGGGAGGTCCTGGGCATGGTCTCCGCACACCACGAACGTCCCCTGGCGGGATTCACCCAGGCCCAGCTACGCGCGCTGCGGGACATCGGCAGCGCGGCCGGTCACTGGCTCTCGTGGCACCGCCGCACCGTCATCCTGGACGCCCTCGAATATCTGCACGACGCCGCACGGGGGCGGCGCGCGATGCCGGAGAGCGGCCCGATGCGGCGCACCGGCGACTGA